A window of the Roseburia sp. 831b genome harbors these coding sequences:
- a CDS encoding potassium channel family protein, which yields MKSILLIGLGRFGRHIAIKLDELHHQVMAVDKEDTRVDAVLPFVTNAQIGDATNEDFLSSLGVGNFDVCIVAIGDNFQNSLEVTSLLKELGARMVVSRAARDVHAKFLLRNGADEIVYPERQLADWVAIRYSADHILDYIELDEEHAIFEISIPGEWIGKTIGQLDIRKKYNINIMALKTNDIMNLEISSDTQLLKGSTMLVLGETKHIQKCFHI from the coding sequence ATGAAATCAATATTACTTATCGGTCTGGGAAGATTCGGACGGCATATTGCTATAAAATTAGATGAATTGCACCATCAGGTGATGGCGGTAGATAAAGAAGATACCCGAGTTGATGCTGTACTTCCCTTTGTAACCAACGCTCAGATTGGGGATGCGACTAATGAGGATTTTTTAAGTTCGCTTGGTGTTGGAAATTTTGATGTTTGTATTGTGGCAATCGGAGATAACTTTCAGAATTCATTGGAAGTAACGTCCCTTTTGAAGGAACTCGGTGCAAGAATGGTGGTGTCTCGTGCCGCTCGTGATGTTCATGCAAAATTTCTTTTACGAAACGGCGCAGATGAAATTGTTTATCCCGAAAGGCAGCTTGCCGATTGGGTTGCAATCCGTTATAGCGCGGATCATATTCTCGATTACATAGAACTAGATGAAGAACATGCAATCTTTGAAATATCTATACCGGGAGAATGGATAGGAAAAACAATCGGTCAGTTGGATATACGAAAAAAATATAACATCAATATTATGGCACTAAAAACAAATGATATTATGAATTTGGAAATAAGTTCCGATACGCAGTTGTTAAAGGGTAGTACCATGCTTGTTCTCGGGGAGACAAAACATATTCAAAAATGTTTTCATATTTAA
- a CDS encoding LysR family transcriptional regulator encodes MKDFVLLIVVLAAFIYGYFLMGKLDKLLEENQSQKLISGSKIRIGFETPAIIDSIAELLEQFSSEYPDYELNLFYGSVGEIINGLVNNKLDFGFIIEDSNDILKDEYCSLSLQIKQNVITPGSIDIAVHPINTIEKPVRVIWKNDINCMKGVFVEKLHDFSKRFLFSATCPNGKKEEKVV; translated from the coding sequence ATGAAAGACTTTGTTCTACTTATAGTAGTATTGGCAGCATTTATTTATGGTTATTTTCTTATGGGAAAACTGGATAAATTGCTCGAGGAAAATCAATCCCAAAAACTTATTTCAGGTTCTAAGATTAGAATTGGATTTGAAACACCTGCAATCATAGATTCTATTGCAGAACTATTAGAACAATTTTCAAGCGAATACCCAGACTATGAGCTGAACCTGTTCTATGGTTCTGTAGGTGAAATAATAAATGGGCTAGTAAATAATAAACTTGATTTTGGCTTTATCATAGAGGACTCTAACGATATTTTGAAAGATGAGTATTGTTCCTTATCCCTTCAAATAAAGCAAAATGTCATTACGCCAGGCTCTATAGACATTGCGGTACATCCAATCAACACGATTGAGAAACCAGTGAGAGTGATATGGAAAAATGACATTAATTGTATGAAGGGTGTATTTGTAGAAAAATTGCATGATTTTTCGAAGCGTTTTCTGTTTTCGGCTACATGCCCGAATGGAAAAAAAGAAGAAAAGGTGGTATAA
- a CDS encoding sensor histidine kinase: MGESRQNPEQLLKSIQTDEENRNKGHLKIFFGYAAGVGKTYAMLEAAHMAKQQGIDVIAGYIEPHARPKTAALLNGLEVLPTREVLYNGMILNEFDIDMALKRKPQLILVDELAHTNAEGCRHAKRYQDIKELLNAGIDVYTTVNVQHIESLCDTVASITEIVVRERIPDSLFDNADQVELMDIEPQDLIDRLNTGNVYRQTQAKQAIENFFTIENLTALREIALRRCADRVSILTENARIKNHGDYHTDEHILVCLSSSPSNAKIIRTAARMASAFKGKFTALFVETPDFSVMSEENVKRLRSNIRLAEQLGAKIETVYGEDIPFQIAEFARLSGASKIVIGRSSATKRHLLSKPPLTEKLIDYAPNLDVHIIPDTISNVAVYQLGGSRKKNHIVFSATDTLKSTAILILSSLVGMIFQNLGFDEANIITVFVLGVLVTAVSTKHQVYSLISSIVSVLIFNFLFTDPQFTLQAYDQGYPVTFIIMFLAAFLTGSLAIRIKNQAKQAAQSAYRTKVLFDTNQLLQQAKDKNAIVSTTSNQLIKLLGKDIVFYLADGEVLDTPHIFSVTEENMESCISENEKNVASWVLKNNKRAGATTGTLSNAKCLYLAVRSNSMVYGVVGIVMGEIPLDPFENSILLSILGECALALENEKNAREKQEAAVLAKNEQLRANLLRAISHDLRTPLTSISGNASNLLSNGDSFDNDTKKQLYMDIYDDSMWLINLVENLLAVTRIEEGRLNLHITEDLMDDVITEALHHINRKSEEHHISVESKEEFLLAKMDAKLIVQVIINIVDNAIKYTPKNSHIVIRTEKRGKQAIVSISDDGNGIADEIKPRIFDMFYSGANQIADSRRSLGLGLSLCKSIINAHGGELTVSDNLPHGTVFTFTLPAGEVKVYE, from the coding sequence ATGGGCGAAAGCAGACAAAATCCGGAACAGTTGCTAAAGTCAATCCAAACCGATGAAGAAAACCGGAATAAAGGGCATTTGAAAATCTTTTTCGGATATGCGGCTGGTGTGGGTAAAACCTACGCCATGTTAGAAGCAGCTCATATGGCAAAACAGCAGGGAATTGACGTGATAGCCGGTTATATAGAACCACACGCACGCCCCAAAACAGCAGCTCTTTTGAATGGCTTGGAAGTTCTTCCTACAAGAGAAGTTCTCTATAATGGTATGATACTGAACGAATTCGACATTGACATGGCGCTGAAAAGAAAACCACAGCTTATCCTTGTAGATGAACTTGCTCATACAAATGCAGAAGGATGCCGGCATGCAAAACGGTATCAGGACATTAAGGAACTTTTGAATGCAGGGATCGATGTCTATACGACTGTCAATGTTCAGCATATTGAAAGTCTTTGTGATACAGTTGCATCCATTACGGAAATTGTTGTACGGGAACGCATCCCTGATTCCTTGTTTGATAATGCAGACCAGGTTGAATTAATGGATATTGAGCCACAGGATTTAATTGACCGTTTGAATACAGGAAATGTATACAGACAGACACAGGCAAAACAGGCGATAGAAAATTTTTTTACAATAGAAAATTTGACAGCTCTTCGGGAGATTGCACTGCGGCGATGTGCGGATCGGGTGAGTATCCTCACAGAAAATGCCCGCATTAAAAATCATGGAGATTATCATACAGACGAACATATTCTTGTTTGTCTATCTTCTTCTCCATCTAATGCGAAAATTATCCGTACTGCCGCAAGAATGGCTTCTGCTTTCAAAGGAAAGTTTACGGCTCTGTTTGTAGAAACACCTGATTTTTCGGTGATGAGCGAGGAAAATGTAAAACGCCTGCGTTCAAATATTCGTCTTGCTGAGCAGCTTGGGGCAAAAATTGAAACAGTTTACGGAGAAGATATTCCGTTTCAGATTGCGGAATTTGCCCGTTTGTCCGGTGCGTCAAAGATTGTGATCGGGCGAAGTTCTGCTACAAAACGGCATTTGCTCAGCAAACCGCCCCTGACAGAAAAACTGATTGATTATGCCCCTAACCTGGATGTGCATATTATTCCGGATACGATTTCTAATGTGGCAGTGTATCAGTTAGGAGGGAGCAGGAAAAAGAACCATATCGTCTTCTCTGCCACTGATACATTAAAATCTACTGCGATTCTGATTTTATCCAGTTTAGTCGGAATGATTTTCCAGAATCTTGGATTTGACGAAGCAAATATCATTACTGTTTTTGTTTTAGGTGTTCTTGTCACTGCTGTCAGCACGAAACATCAGGTATACAGTCTAATTTCCTCAATTGTAAGTGTTTTGATTTTTAATTTTCTGTTTACGGACCCCCAATTTACCTTGCAGGCGTATGATCAGGGTTATCCTGTTACCTTTATTATCATGTTTTTGGCGGCATTTTTAACCGGTTCTCTTGCTATACGGATTAAAAACCAGGCAAAACAGGCAGCACAATCTGCTTACCGTACCAAAGTGTTATTTGATACAAACCAGTTATTGCAACAGGCAAAAGATAAAAATGCAATTGTATCCACAACTTCAAATCAGCTCATTAAACTCTTGGGAAAAGATATCGTTTTTTATTTGGCTGATGGAGAAGTGTTGGATACGCCACATATTTTTTCTGTAACTGAGGAAAACATGGAATCGTGTATTTCCGAAAATGAAAAGAACGTTGCCAGTTGGGTATTGAAAAACAATAAACGTGCCGGAGCCACAACAGGAACGCTTTCCAATGCAAAATGCCTGTATCTTGCTGTTCGCAGCAACAGTATGGTATATGGAGTTGTTGGAATTGTGATGGGGGAAATACCGCTTGATCCATTTGAAAACAGTATTCTACTGTCCATTCTCGGAGAATGTGCCCTGGCTTTGGAAAATGAGAAAAATGCCCGTGAGAAACAGGAGGCGGCTGTCCTTGCAAAAAATGAACAGTTGCGAGCGAACCTGTTGCGTGCTATTTCACATGATTTGAGGACACCGCTGACATCCATTTCCGGTAATGCCAGCAACCTTTTATCCAACGGAGATTCCTTTGATAATGATACAAAAAAGCAGCTATACATGGATATTTATGATGATTCCATGTGGCTGATTAACCTTGTAGAAAACTTGCTGGCTGTAACCCGGATTGAAGAAGGACGGTTGAATCTCCATATAACGGAAGATTTGATGGATGACGTGATCACAGAAGCGTTACATCATATTAACCGAAAGAGTGAAGAACATCATATTTCCGTTGAAAGCAAAGAAGAATTTCTTCTTGCAAAAATGGATGCAAAGCTTATTGTTCAGGTAATCATCAATATTGTTGATAATGCTATCAAATATACACCTAAAAACTCTCATATTGTTATTCGGACAGAAAAGCGGGGAAAACAAGCAATCGTATCTATATCGGATGACGGAAACGGAATTGCTGACGAAATAAAGCCACGGATATTCGACATGTTCTATAGCGGTGCAAATCAAATTGCAGACAGCCGCCGAAGTTTAGGACTCGGATTATCTTTGTGCAAGTCTATTATTAACGCCCACGGCGGAGAACTTACTGTTTCAGATAATCTGCCGCACGGAACAGTATTTACATTTACATTACCGGCAGGGGAGGTCAAAGTATATGAATAA
- the pyrE gene encoding orotate phosphoribosyltransferase, which yields MEAYKQEFIEFMVESDVLKFGEFTLKSGRKSPFFMNAGAYVTGSQLMRLGEYYAKAIHETYGDDFDVLFGPAYKGIPISVVTAVAFSKLYGKEVRYCSDRKEEKDHGADKGCFLGSTLKDGDRVVMIEDVTTSGKSMEETVPKVKGAANVEIIGLMVSLNRMEKGLGGKKSALEEIKEKYGFDANAIVSMEDVVEHLYNRPCQGKIVIDDTMKKAIDNYYAEYGVN from the coding sequence GTGGAAGCATATAAGCAGGAATTTATTGAATTTATGGTAGAAAGTGATGTTTTAAAGTTTGGAGAATTTACCTTAAAGAGTGGTCGTAAATCTCCTTTTTTTATGAATGCAGGAGCTTACGTGACAGGTTCTCAGCTTATGAGATTGGGTGAATATTATGCAAAAGCGATTCATGAGACATACGGAGATGATTTTGATGTACTCTTTGGACCTGCTTACAAAGGTATTCCAATCAGCGTTGTGACAGCCGTTGCATTCAGCAAATTATATGGAAAAGAAGTTCGTTACTGTTCAGACCGAAAAGAAGAAAAAGACCACGGTGCAGATAAGGGATGCTTCCTTGGAAGTACATTAAAAGATGGCGACAGAGTTGTCATGATTGAGGATGTTACTACTTCCGGTAAATCCATGGAAGAGACAGTACCAAAGGTAAAAGGTGCTGCAAACGTTGAAATCATCGGTCTTATGGTATCTTTAAACCGTATGGAAAAAGGTCTTGGCGGCAAGAAGAGTGCCTTAGAAGAGATTAAAGAAAAATATGGATTTGATGCAAATGCAATCGTTAGCATGGAAGATGTAGTGGAGCACTTATATAACCGTCCATGTCAGGGAAAAATAGTAATTGATGATACGATGAAGAAAGCGATTGACAATTACTATGCAGAATATGGAGTTAACTAG
- a CDS encoding aminopeptidase, which produces MGYQELYKESNEAAAERYELVLERISQICEHADVKEPFADYFEKTASFLMSVAEVMKLQEEQKLLLSGDCLSLEELQKLNAKFCNEIEKEHYETSYLNPAYAKNALGEEFGALLCMLAAHERQVYLKAFRGDKMMVTIAFELFVEVYTCFEDEDVEKKSVEQAIYWYFHDYSELFEEQMVSNLVNPENDFATHIVMDSDLEDLRFLYQYGQHVGPDEIGIAKFLNTMSEEQIQAMADTYTEGYRIGFVATGKDLSKKTTVDVRYPIGFERMVRAALRNFEKMGLKPVMGPYATSVNKQYEYDHREDMAAYFDKAYVERRLECRKAAFEACKELAAGYAGPAVIEVFGEVPFSPVTKEEALKFDEKQQQLSVYDLSQRGQMTNQYIKGEERSFTIIAYPIPSIGEKFEEIFAETVKINTLDYTLYQNMQQKLIDVLDDAKQVHITGKGANKTDLYVSIYPLKDKAKETAFENCVADVNIPVGEVFTSPVLAGTTGKLFVSQVYLNELKYLNLEVDFKDGMISNYNCTNFEKEEDNKKYIFDNVLFHHETLPMGEFAIGTNTTAYRMAREFDIADKLPILIAEKTGPHFAVGDTCYSHEEDNVSYNPDGKQIVARENAVSALRKEDMSKAYFNCHTDITIPYDELDKITVIKEDGTEVDVIADGKFVVPGTEELNVPLN; this is translated from the coding sequence ATGGGTTATCAGGAATTATACAAAGAGTCAAACGAGGCGGCAGCAGAGCGTTATGAACTCGTATTAGAAAGAATTTCACAGATTTGTGAGCATGCAGATGTAAAAGAACCATTTGCAGATTATTTTGAAAAGACAGCATCTTTTTTGATGTCTGTCGCAGAAGTAATGAAGTTACAGGAAGAGCAGAAACTGTTATTATCCGGGGACTGCCTTTCTTTGGAAGAGTTACAGAAATTAAATGCAAAATTCTGTAATGAGATTGAAAAAGAGCATTACGAAACCAGCTATTTAAACCCGGCTTATGCGAAGAACGCATTGGGAGAAGAGTTTGGAGCGTTACTTTGCATGCTTGCGGCGCATGAGAGACAGGTTTACCTAAAGGCATTTCGTGGTGACAAGATGATGGTTACCATCGCATTTGAACTTTTTGTGGAGGTTTATACCTGCTTTGAGGATGAGGATGTCGAGAAAAAGTCAGTAGAACAGGCAATTTACTGGTACTTCCATGATTACAGCGAATTGTTTGAGGAGCAGATGGTAAGCAACCTTGTAAATCCAGAAAACGATTTCGCAACACATATTGTGATGGATTCTGATTTAGAGGATTTGCGATTCTTATACCAGTATGGACAGCACGTCGGTCCAGACGAAATCGGTATCGCCAAATTTTTAAATACCATGTCAGAAGAACAGATTCAGGCAATGGCAGATACTTATACAGAAGGATACCGTATCGGTTTTGTGGCAACCGGAAAAGACCTTTCCAAGAAGACAACGGTAGATGTCCGTTATCCAATCGGATTTGAGCGTATGGTGCGCGCTGCACTACGTAATTTTGAAAAAATGGGCTTAAAACCGGTGATGGGACCATATGCAACTTCTGTGAACAAACAGTATGAGTATGATCACCGTGAAGACATGGCAGCATATTTTGATAAGGCGTATGTTGAGCGCAGATTAGAGTGCAGAAAAGCTGCGTTCGAAGCGTGCAAAGAGCTTGCAGCAGGTTATGCCGGACCAGCCGTAATCGAGGTGTTTGGCGAAGTCCCATTCTCTCCGGTTACCAAGGAAGAGGCTTTGAAATTTGATGAGAAACAGCAGCAGTTAAGTGTTTATGATTTGAGTCAGAGAGGACAGATGACGAATCAGTACATCAAAGGTGAGGAGAGAAGTTTCACCATTATTGCATACCCAATTCCATCCATCGGAGAAAAGTTCGAGGAAATTTTTGCAGAGACTGTGAAAATCAATACCTTAGATTATACGTTGTATCAGAATATGCAGCAGAAGCTGATTGATGTCTTAGACGACGCAAAACAGGTTCACATCACAGGAAAAGGTGCAAACAAAACAGACCTTTACGTTTCCATTTATCCATTGAAGGATAAGGCGAAAGAGACTGCATTTGAAAACTGTGTTGCAGATGTGAATATTCCGGTCGGAGAAGTCTTTACTTCCCCTGTTTTAGCCGGAACAACCGGAAAACTTTTTGTCAGCCAGGTTTATTTGAATGAATTAAAATATTTGAACTTAGAAGTAGATTTCAAGGATGGTATGATTTCTAACTACAATTGTACGAACTTTGAAAAAGAAGAGGACAATAAGAAATATATCTTTGACAATGTATTGTTCCATCATGAGACACTTCCGATGGGCGAGTTCGCAATCGGAACAAACACAACAGCATACCGCATGGCAAGAGAGTTTGACATTGCAGATAAGCTCCCAATCCTGATTGCAGAGAAGACGGGTCCTCATTTTGCAGTAGGTGACACCTGTTATTCCCACGAGGAAGATAATGTATCCTACAATCCAGATGGAAAACAGATTGTGGCAAGAGAAAACGCAGTTTCTGCTTTAAGAAAAGAGGATATGAGCAAGGCGTACTTTAACTGCCATACGGACATTACCATTCCTTATGACGAGTTGGATAAGATTACCGTTATCAAAGAAGATGGTACAGAAGTAGATGTGATTGCAGATGGAAAATTCGTGGTTCCTGGAACAGAGGAACTGAATGTTCCATTGAATTAG
- a CDS encoding response regulator, whose product MNKSLILVVEDDTSVRNLITTTLKTHEYRYLTASDGQSAILETSSHNPDIVLLDLGLPDIDGVEIIKKIRTWSNMPIIVISARSEDTDKIDALDAGADDYLTKPFSVEELLARLRVTQRRLSMMQKVSPAEAVVFVNGKLRVDYAAGCAYLNEEELHLTPIEYKLLCLLTRNIGKVLTHTFLTQSIWGSSWDNDIASLRVFMATLRKKIEKEPNSPQYIQTHIGVGYRMLKVD is encoded by the coding sequence ATGAATAAGTCACTAATATTAGTTGTAGAAGATGACACATCTGTCAGAAATTTAATTACAACAACCTTAAAAACGCACGAATACCGATATCTGACGGCATCCGATGGTCAATCGGCAATTTTAGAAACATCTTCACACAATCCTGACATTGTTTTACTTGATTTAGGACTTCCTGATATAGACGGTGTTGAGATTATTAAAAAAATCCGTACTTGGTCAAACATGCCAATTATCGTAATCAGTGCTCGCAGTGAAGATACCGATAAAATTGATGCGTTGGATGCTGGCGCAGATGATTATTTAACAAAGCCATTTTCTGTTGAGGAACTGCTTGCCAGACTACGAGTCACGCAAAGAAGGTTATCGATGATGCAAAAAGTATCCCCTGCCGAAGCGGTTGTTTTTGTAAACGGAAAACTTCGTGTAGATTATGCTGCAGGTTGTGCTTATTTGAATGAAGAAGAGTTGCATTTAACACCTATTGAATATAAGTTGCTTTGCCTGTTGACAAGAAATATAGGAAAAGTTCTGACCCATACTTTCCTTACGCAAAGCATTTGGGGAAGTAGTTGGGATAATGATATTGCTTCCCTTCGTGTGTTTATGGCAACACTTCGTAAAAAAATCGAGAAAGAACCGAACTCTCCACAATATATCCAAACACACATTGGCGTGGGGTATCGGATGCTGAAAGTTGATTGA
- a CDS encoding TrkH family potassium uptake protein codes for MQQTNRSRHRHMTSFQVISLGFLSVILLGSLLLMLPIATKSGQCTSILDALFTATSAVCVTGLVINDTATYWSLFGQGVILLLIQIGGMGIITIAIAIATVSGRKIGLMQRSTMQEAISAPTVGGIVRRTQFIIRTTILIEIIGAALLAPVFCRDFGFWKGIWYSVFHSISAFCNAGFDLIGIRSPFSSLTSYSVQPIVNLVIMVLIVAGGIGFLTWEDIKNHKWHFKKYRMQSKVIFMVTGLLIFLPALYFFCFEFSNLPLMERVWVSVFQSVTPRTAGFNTADLNLLSEVGQMLIIMLMLIGGSPGSTAGGMKTTTLAVLVSSALSVFRKKEHTHFFGRQIPDGTIRNAATIFLMYIVLFLLGGMVISSTEDIPLMTALFETASAIGTVGLSLGITPELGLVSHIILICLMFFGRVGGLTLIFATLSEKKPNGSKYPQENITVG; via the coding sequence ATGCAACAGACAAACAGATCAAGACATCGACATATGACATCATTTCAAGTGATTAGTTTAGGGTTTTTATCCGTGATTCTCTTAGGCAGTCTGCTTTTGATGCTGCCGATTGCTACAAAAAGCGGCCAGTGTACCTCCATTTTGGATGCTTTGTTTACCGCAACTTCTGCGGTTTGTGTGACGGGACTGGTTATTAATGATACGGCAACCTACTGGTCTTTATTTGGCCAAGGAGTTATTTTACTGCTGATTCAAATCGGAGGTATGGGAATTATTACGATTGCTATTGCAATTGCTACTGTTTCCGGACGCAAAATCGGGTTGATGCAGCGAAGTACCATGCAAGAGGCAATTTCGGCTCCAACGGTGGGTGGTATTGTGCGGAGAACACAATTTATTATTCGGACTACTATTCTTATCGAAATCATTGGTGCAGCTCTTTTAGCCCCTGTTTTTTGCAGGGACTTTGGATTTTGGAAAGGAATATGGTATTCGGTGTTCCATTCCATTTCTGCTTTTTGCAATGCAGGATTTGATCTGATCGGTATAAGAAGCCCTTTTTCCTCGTTGACATCTTACTCTGTACAGCCGATTGTAAATCTTGTGATTATGGTGCTGATTGTTGCAGGAGGTATTGGATTCCTTACCTGGGAGGATATAAAGAATCATAAATGGCATTTCAAAAAATACCGAATGCAAAGCAAGGTAATTTTTATGGTAACAGGACTATTGATATTCTTACCGGCTCTTTACTTTTTTTGCTTTGAGTTTTCAAATTTGCCTCTTATGGAAAGAGTATGGGTTTCCGTGTTTCAATCTGTTACACCGAGAACAGCAGGATTTAATACGGCAGATTTGAATTTGCTCAGTGAAGTTGGGCAAATGCTTATCATTATGCTGATGCTCATCGGTGGCTCGCCCGGTTCCACTGCAGGTGGTATGAAAACGACAACTCTTGCAGTTCTCGTTTCATCGGCATTATCTGTATTTAGAAAAAAGGAACACACTCATTTTTTCGGCAGACAAATTCCAGATGGCACTATCAGAAATGCAGCTACGATTTTTTTGATGTATATCGTTTTATTCCTTCTCGGAGGAATGGTAATTAGCAGCACAGAAGATATTCCACTTATGACTGCTCTATTTGAGACAGCGTCGGCAATCGGGACGGTAGGGTTATCGCTGGGAATAACTCCTGAGCTGGGGCTTGTTTCCCATATAATCTTGATTTGCTTGATGTTTTTTGGCAGAGTGGGTGGATTAACCTTGATTTTTGCCACCCTTTCTGAAAAAAAGCCTAACGGTTCAAAATATCCTCAGGAAAATATCACAGTAGGTTAA
- the purE gene encoding 5-(carboxyamino)imidazole ribonucleotide mutase: MAKVGIVMGSDSDMPVMAKAADILEKLGIDYEMTIISAHREPDVFFEYAKSAEAKGFKVIIAGAGMAAHLPGMCAAIFPMPVIGIPMHTTSLGGRDSLYSIVQMPSGIPVATVAINGGANAGLLAAKILATSDEALLERLKAYSKDLKEQVQAKDAHLQEVGYKNY, translated from the coding sequence ATGGCAAAAGTTGGTATTGTAATGGGCAGTGATTCTGATATGCCTGTTATGGCAAAGGCAGCTGATATTTTAGAAAAATTAGGAATTGATTATGAGATGACAATCATTTCGGCACATCGTGAGCCGGATGTTTTTTTTGAATATGCAAAGAGTGCAGAAGCAAAGGGATTTAAGGTAATTATCGCTGGAGCCGGAATGGCAGCACATCTTCCAGGAATGTGTGCAGCGATTTTCCCAATGCCTGTCATTGGAATCCCAATGCATACAACTTCCCTCGGCGGAAGAGATTCTCTTTATTCCATCGTACAGATGCCATCCGGCATTCCGGTTGCAACAGTTGCAATCAATGGTGGAGCAAATGCAGGTCTTCTCGCAGCGAAGATTCTTGCAACTTCGGATGAAGCGCTTTTAGAGCGCCTGAAAGCATACAGCAAGGATTTGAAAGAACAGGTTCAGGCAAAAGATGCACATCTTCAGGAAGTAGGCTATAAGAATTACTAG
- a CDS encoding DUF6142 family protein, producing MSTRRRRKGSYKFTEKKQSKRGIFALILAIISIVCLCVVVVESSSAGGNGTMYLGSIGVASMLLALVALVFAIKSMFEEESFKLFPYLGLGSSIFASAVWVVLYIVGIVIG from the coding sequence ATGTCAACAAGAAGACGCAGAAAAGGGAGTTATAAATTTACAGAAAAAAAGCAATCCAAACGAGGCATTTTTGCATTGATACTTGCCATCATCTCAATCGTATGCTTGTGTGTGGTGGTCGTCGAGTCGTCTAGTGCAGGCGGGAATGGAACGATGTATTTAGGAAGCATTGGTGTCGCATCCATGCTTTTGGCATTGGTTGCATTGGTGTTTGCCATAAAAAGTATGTTTGAGGAAGAGTCGTTTAAACTTTTTCCATATTTAGGACTTGGAAGTTCGATTTTTGCAAGTGCGGTCTGGGTTGTGCTTTATATTGTGGGAATTGTAATCGGATAG
- a CDS encoding VanZ family protein: protein MELTRKKRRIVAWFLFLVYFTVLFYFLFFSESLGRGFSEREYQYNLVPLKEIGRFLKYAHILGKKAVWLNLAGNVIAFMPFGFFLPAFSRRCKEIWYVLLYSFELSLLVETIQLVTKVGSFDVDDLLLNTIGGVCGYLVYGSLQKIRRKWNVNKKTQKREL from the coding sequence ATGGAGTTAACTAGAAAAAAGCGGCGCATTGTCGCATGGTTTCTATTTTTGGTTTATTTTACAGTTTTGTTTTACTTTTTATTTTTTTCAGAATCGTTAGGAAGGGGATTTTCGGAGCGGGAATACCAGTATAATCTGGTTCCGCTCAAGGAAATCGGTCGTTTTTTGAAATATGCACACATATTAGGGAAAAAAGCAGTCTGGTTGAATCTTGCAGGAAATGTCATTGCATTCATGCCGTTCGGCTTTTTTCTTCCTGCTTTTTCGAGAAGATGCAAGGAAATCTGGTATGTGCTGTTATATAGCTTTGAACTTAGCCTTTTGGTGGAAACGATTCAGTTAGTTACAAAAGTAGGCAGTTTTGATGTGGATGATCTGCTTTTAAATACCATAGGTGGAGTCTGTGGATATCTTGTATATGGAAGTTTGCAAAAGATCAGGAGAAAATGGAATGTCAACAAGAAGACGCAGAAAAGGGAGTTATAA